A single region of the Leptodactylus fuscus isolate aLepFus1 chromosome 5, aLepFus1.hap2, whole genome shotgun sequence genome encodes:
- the NINJ2 gene encoding ninjurin-2: MGTEGERISMEAAGNPIGRGVRSAININHYATKKSLAESMLDVALFMANAAQLKAVLEQGPGFTYYVTLITLISLSLALQVVIGILLIIIARRNLNDVSKQPRLDIMNNVATALVFVTVLINIFITAFGVQKTGLYPSRGPREVH; the protein is encoded by the exons GCGGCTGGTAATCCCATTGGACGCGGCGTCAGGTCTGCCATCAACATTAATCATTACGCCACCAAGAAGAGCCTGGCGGAGAGCATGCTGGACGTGGCGCTGTTCATGGCGAACGCGGCGCAGCTGAAGGCGGTTCTGGAGCAGGGTCCGGGCTTCACCTATTACGTCACGCTCATCACTCTCATCAGCCTGTCCCTGGCTCTGCAGGTCGTCATTGGGATCCTGCTGATTATCATTG CTCGCAGAAATTTGAATGACGTATCTAAGCAGCCACGCCTGGACATTATGAACAATGTGGCCACCGCCCTCGTGTTTGTCACCGTCCTCATCAACATCTTCATTACGGCGTTTGGGGTGCAAAAAACTGGACTTTACCCATCACGGGGGCCACGGGAAGTGCACTAA